A single Thermoleophilia bacterium DNA region contains:
- a CDS encoding corrinoid protein, whose amino-acid sequence MSDALYQQMQQTIIDGEPEDAERLAREGLAAGLAPADILDLGFVKGIEEVGDLFGRGEFFLPELVQGAEAMKAAVAVLQPELDKSNEGRRSLGNAVAGTVAGDIHEIGKTIVCSMLSAAGFTVTDVGCDVAVETFVEAVKEQQADLLLLSALLTTTMPNQQKTILALKEAGLRDSVKVMIGGAPTTRAWAEEIGADGYAEDAIEAVAQAKKILGVG is encoded by the coding sequence GTGTCAGACGCGCTCTACCAACAGATGCAACAGACGATCATCGACGGCGAGCCCGAGGACGCCGAGCGCCTCGCCCGAGAGGGTCTCGCCGCCGGTCTTGCCCCCGCCGACATCCTCGACCTGGGCTTTGTCAAAGGCATCGAAGAGGTCGGCGATCTCTTCGGTCGCGGCGAGTTCTTCCTTCCCGAGCTGGTCCAGGGCGCCGAGGCCATGAAGGCCGCCGTCGCCGTCCTGCAGCCCGAGCTCGACAAGTCCAACGAGGGCCGTCGCTCTCTCGGTAACGCCGTCGCCGGTACGGTCGCCGGCGACATCCACGAGATCGGCAAGACGATCGTCTGCTCGATGCTCTCGGCCGCCGGCTTCACCGTCACCGACGTCGGCTGCGACGTCGCCGTCGAGACCTTCGTCGAGGCGGTCAAAGAGCAGCAGGCCGACCTGCTCCTGCTCTCCGCCCTGCTGACGACGACGATGCCCAACCAGCAGAAGACGATCCTCGCCCTGAAAGAGGCCGGCCTGCGCGACTCCGTCAAGGTGATGATCGGCGGCGCCCCCACGACCCGTGCCTGGGCCGAGGAGATCGGCGCCGACGGCTACGCCGAAGACGCCATCGAAGCCGTCGCCCAGGCGAAGAAGATCCTCGGCGTCGGCTGA
- a CDS encoding trimethylamine methyltransferase family protein, giving the protein MSELPKSVLKSRLTLLSEEKCQAIYDGALTIIAEIGMIVPHAAARDLLLGAGASLEGGERVRIPREMVTAARTTVPAMIDVYDRNGEIAMQLGGYNSYFGTGSDLLSIYDLETGRRRPSTLSDVARQAHLCDGLPNMDFIMSSAHPSDVPAYTAYLESFRAMVGNSTKPMVMTAAGQADLEVMWKIAGEIRGGAEQLRAKPYFIQYGEPVSPLMHSTEVIDKLLFCADWGIPLIYSPAPIAGATAPITHAGHIVQALAESLFGIVIHQLRRPGSPVLTGMGPAKLDMSTVQACYNSPEYYTTYLGMCEMAKWLDIPNWGYAGTSDSQCCDAQAGLDIAELTLLSMQAGSNLNHDVGYLDFGLTGSPELVVIVDEFVAMNRRTLEGIDVDADMLGLDVIAAVGPGGDFLRTRHTKQHVRQLQWRPTILNRITQQAWEEQGSLDLREKARRKALAILAEHRPQPLAPALKSKMDELVQAYVQTGK; this is encoded by the coding sequence ATGAGTGAGCTGCCCAAGTCGGTGTTGAAGAGCCGCCTCACGCTGCTCTCGGAAGAGAAGTGCCAGGCCATCTACGACGGGGCACTGACCATCATCGCCGAGATCGGCATGATTGTGCCGCATGCCGCCGCGCGCGATCTGCTGCTCGGCGCGGGCGCCTCTCTGGAGGGCGGCGAGCGCGTGCGCATTCCGCGCGAGATGGTGACTGCGGCGCGCACCACAGTTCCGGCGATGATCGACGTGTACGACCGCAACGGCGAGATCGCCATGCAGCTCGGCGGCTACAACTCGTACTTCGGCACGGGCTCAGACTTGCTGAGCATCTACGACTTGGAGACCGGCCGCCGGCGCCCGAGCACACTGAGCGACGTGGCCCGGCAGGCCCATCTCTGCGACGGCCTGCCGAACATGGACTTCATCATGTCGAGCGCCCACCCGAGCGACGTGCCCGCGTACACGGCGTACCTCGAGAGCTTCCGGGCGATGGTCGGAAATTCCACGAAGCCGATGGTGATGACCGCCGCCGGGCAGGCGGATCTCGAGGTGATGTGGAAGATCGCCGGCGAGATCCGCGGTGGCGCCGAGCAGTTGCGCGCCAAGCCGTACTTCATCCAGTACGGCGAGCCGGTGAGCCCTCTCATGCACTCGACCGAGGTCATCGACAAGCTGCTCTTCTGCGCCGACTGGGGTATCCCGCTCATCTATTCACCGGCGCCGATCGCCGGTGCGACCGCGCCGATCACTCACGCCGGTCATATCGTGCAAGCGCTGGCCGAGTCGCTCTTCGGCATTGTGATTCATCAGTTGCGTCGCCCGGGCTCTCCGGTGCTTACCGGTATGGGACCGGCCAAGCTCGACATGTCCACCGTCCAGGCCTGCTACAACTCGCCCGAGTACTACACGACGTACCTGGGCATGTGCGAGATGGCGAAGTGGCTGGACATCCCCAACTGGGGCTACGCGGGGACCAGTGACTCGCAATGCTGCGACGCGCAGGCCGGCCTCGACATCGCCGAGCTCACGCTGCTCTCCATGCAGGCCGGCTCCAACCTCAATCACGACGTCGGCTACCTCGACTTCGGCCTCACCGGCTCGCCCGAGCTGGTGGTGATCGTCGACGAGTTCGTGGCGATGAACCGGCGCACACTTGAGGGCATCGACGTCGACGCCGACATGCTCGGTCTCGACGTGATCGCCGCTGTCGGCCCCGGCGGCGACTTCTTGCGCACGCGACACACGAAGCAGCACGTGCGCCAGTTGCAGTGGCGGCCGACGATCCTTAACCGCATCACGCAGCAGGCTTGGGAGGAGCAAGGCTCGCTCGATCTGCGCGAGAAGGCGCGGCGCAAGGCGCTCGCCATCCTCGCCGAGCACCGGCCGCAGCCCCTGGCGCCGGCGCTCAAGTCGAAGATGGACGAGTTGGTGCAGGCATACGTACAGACCGGGAAGTGA
- the ggpS gene encoding glucosylglycerol-phosphate synthase, whose protein sequence is MLFLATDLDGTFLGGRQHDRLALYSALRAVPSSQVVFVTGRGVESVLPLINDPIVPSPAYVIADVGATVVHGESLESVQPLQLEIDGRWVGAEPIFERLDGLAGLSPQMVPQERRCSFFVEGPDVLDAVRDRLTGIECQLLFSAGKYLDVLPPGVSKGRTLRALVEHLGLPDESVLVAGDTLNDESLYERGFRGVIVGNAEQALRDAVPPSTLTLHASREGTAGILEALGTHPHWDSADVVAPADGDVGDAQLVVVYHRLPYNEERVNGRLVRKPHSSPNGIIPTLLGSFRSGRSGSWVAWSTSDRGHRPIARHEMVDAKVYPELVTATVPLESSDVQRFYHAFSKEAFWPVIFSFVDRASFHHDDWEHYVEINRRFAEQTAEEADDGALVWIHDYNLWMVPGILRQLRPDVKISFFHHTSFPPACVFNVIPWADQIVASLAQCDHVGFHIPRYAANFAELVRTHVPADVLTTEECAPRFRVRGVALAQVEMPTLLGVQGRHLRIGAHPVGVDVKAIHDILAREESQAKVSGIRERFADQTIVMSIERLDYVKGPLNKLEAYERLLDERPDLHGRIVLVLITTPPASGMAVYDEIRESVDEAVGRINGRFRTLEWAPIHYLFRSFPFDDVACYYAAADVMWVTPLRDGLNLVAKEFVAAQDAVDGAGALVLSEFAGAAVELHGALLTNPYDLANLAEVLGKALAMSEEEKRERIRRLSRIVSGYDVREWTADVLSAAAGATTHPGSYSGAMPDAWSDR, encoded by the coding sequence ATTCTTTTCCTTGCTACCGATCTTGACGGCACGTTTCTCGGCGGCCGGCAGCATGACCGCCTTGCCCTCTATTCAGCGTTGCGCGCCGTGCCCAGTTCGCAGGTGGTCTTCGTCACCGGGCGCGGCGTAGAGAGCGTTCTCCCCCTCATCAACGATCCCATCGTCCCTAGTCCGGCGTACGTCATTGCCGATGTCGGCGCGACCGTGGTACACGGCGAATCACTCGAGTCGGTGCAGCCTCTCCAGCTCGAGATCGATGGTCGCTGGGTCGGCGCCGAGCCGATATTCGAGCGGTTGGACGGTCTCGCCGGCCTATCGCCGCAGATGGTGCCGCAGGAGCGACGCTGTTCGTTCTTCGTCGAAGGTCCGGACGTGCTGGATGCTGTTCGCGACCGCCTTACGGGAATCGAGTGCCAGCTACTCTTCTCGGCAGGCAAGTATCTCGACGTGTTGCCTCCGGGTGTGTCCAAGGGACGGACGCTGCGCGCGCTCGTTGAGCACCTCGGTCTGCCCGACGAGTCGGTGCTCGTGGCCGGCGACACGCTCAACGATGAGTCGCTCTACGAGCGGGGGTTCAGGGGCGTGATTGTCGGTAACGCGGAGCAGGCCTTGCGAGACGCCGTGCCGCCGTCGACGCTCACGCTGCACGCCTCTCGAGAGGGCACCGCCGGAATCCTTGAGGCGCTCGGGACCCATCCGCATTGGGACAGCGCCGATGTCGTCGCTCCGGCGGATGGCGATGTGGGCGACGCGCAACTCGTCGTCGTCTATCACCGGCTGCCGTACAACGAAGAGCGCGTGAACGGCCGACTGGTGCGCAAACCGCACAGCAGCCCCAACGGCATCATCCCCACGCTTCTGGGCTCGTTTCGCAGCGGGCGGTCCGGCTCCTGGGTCGCCTGGTCCACCTCGGACCGAGGTCATCGTCCGATCGCTCGGCACGAGATGGTGGACGCCAAGGTGTATCCGGAGCTCGTGACGGCGACGGTGCCTCTCGAATCGTCGGATGTGCAGCGTTTCTACCACGCCTTCTCGAAGGAGGCCTTCTGGCCGGTGATCTTCTCCTTCGTCGATCGCGCGTCGTTCCATCATGATGACTGGGAACACTACGTCGAGATCAATCGGCGCTTCGCGGAACAGACGGCCGAAGAGGCCGACGACGGGGCGCTGGTGTGGATTCACGACTACAATCTGTGGATGGTCCCGGGGATTCTCCGGCAGTTGCGCCCCGACGTGAAGATCAGCTTCTTCCACCACACCTCCTTCCCGCCGGCGTGCGTGTTCAACGTGATTCCTTGGGCAGACCAGATCGTCGCCTCTTTGGCGCAGTGCGACCACGTCGGCTTCCATATTCCGCGCTACGCCGCCAACTTCGCCGAACTGGTGCGCACGCACGTCCCCGCGGATGTCCTCACAACCGAGGAATGCGCACCGCGCTTCCGTGTCCGCGGCGTCGCGCTCGCGCAGGTTGAGATGCCGACGCTGCTGGGTGTGCAGGGCCGCCACTTGCGCATCGGCGCTCACCCGGTTGGTGTGGATGTGAAGGCGATTCACGACATCCTTGCGCGGGAGGAGAGTCAGGCGAAGGTCAGTGGAATCCGCGAGCGCTTCGCCGACCAGACGATCGTGATGTCGATCGAACGCCTCGACTACGTCAAGGGCCCGCTGAACAAGCTCGAGGCGTACGAGCGGCTGCTCGACGAACGGCCAGATCTCCACGGGCGCATCGTTCTTGTGCTCATCACGACGCCCCCGGCATCCGGCATGGCCGTGTACGACGAGATCCGCGAATCGGTCGATGAGGCCGTCGGGCGCATCAACGGCAGATTTCGGACGCTCGAATGGGCGCCGATCCACTACCTCTTCCGGTCGTTTCCTTTTGACGACGTCGCCTGCTACTACGCCGCTGCGGACGTCATGTGGGTCACGCCGCTGCGCGACGGCCTCAATCTCGTCGCCAAGGAGTTCGTCGCCGCGCAGGACGCGGTGGATGGCGCCGGCGCCTTGGTCCTCTCGGAGTTTGCCGGCGCGGCGGTCGAGCTCCACGGTGCGCTGCTCACGAACCCGTACGACCTCGCCAATCTGGCCGAGGTGCTCGGCAAGGCGTTGGCGATGAGCGAGGAGGAGAAGCGCGAGAGGATCCGCCGCTTGAGCCGTATCGTCAGCGGCTACGACGTGCGTGAGTGGACGGCCGATGTGCTGAGCGCTGCCGCGGGTGCAACGACGCATCCGGGTAGCTACTCCGGCGCGATGCCCGATGCATGGAGCGACCGCTGA
- a CDS encoding SpoIID/LytB domain-containing protein encodes MKMRRLGWRSRGITTAVGALAVLLVVAWLALWTGAAAEAWRMSPQKVDVQSFSVPQRLTVAAQGSQKRSSGGDASVPLVTLDSEMSFTMLGLTCDLPKDDGDVIVRLRCSEDGSGWGPWFEAPLEYAGEGDGAPTAHIEAMWTGAGRYVQIRATAAGDSAPVELSGVKLVALDTSPDVDVAERTLSFVRTLAATAPTLRLTASAGAATVDEPDLVTRAAWGADESLRSGDPVLATVKMAFIHHTAGGNDYSQADAPAIVRGIYAYHTKSLGWSDIGYNFLIDRFGRIYVGRAGGPKQGVVGAQVYGFNTGSTGISVMGTYTSEQPSAQAVDALERLLAWKLSLHGVDPTGQATLTCGGTDKYDKGDTVTFPTIAGHRDANYTACPGDALYALLPEVRASVAAAIGEQSTATDPWTVALKTLATPVEVGTSVTYSGSVATAAGSSASGTVTIQKRLAAGGDWINWRTAKLAADGSYAVSVAMVNRQNWEFRAMMPADSANLVGYSSVVPLTVGTGERTTPVTTTEATLFTVSGRGWGHGIGMSQWGAYGLAKHGASYKTILKHYYTGIGFTTIKNATLRVRLRSGLQSVKLTCASSYTAKGGGSSLSIGGGVTATTTYVNGAYRVSAGGKTKTFSGAVTFAPTKGQLSLITATDAGQTGRHRGKIRVVRSGSSLMMVNYVAMESYLRGVVPHEVSASWPAEALKAQACAARSYAERARRAATGEWDVYCDVRSQVYSGVSREDSRTNAAIKATAGIVPSYKGTPIQAFYFSCSGGQTENIEYAWETTSQPYLKGVDDPYDSYATLHTWGPFTRSEKQLKSALGSAVKGTVQAIYRVEKGSSPRIVKAAIIGSNGTTYMHGSMLRTKLGLNSTWVTFKSMSISPAAGDDVSITKGTGLTIEGRVYPALSSGSKVQLYTKKGGVWSSQSVATTRHSQSLSGGYVAKYSSYQVTVKPTATSVYYFKSGSAKSPQTTIQVSN; translated from the coding sequence ATGAAGATGCGACGACTCGGATGGCGCTCAAGAGGAATCACAACCGCCGTCGGGGCGCTCGCAGTGCTGCTCGTGGTGGCCTGGCTGGCGTTGTGGACGGGGGCTGCGGCCGAGGCTTGGCGCATGTCTCCGCAGAAGGTGGACGTGCAGTCGTTCTCCGTGCCGCAGCGACTCACAGTCGCTGCCCAGGGGTCGCAGAAACGCTCTTCCGGGGGCGACGCCTCGGTGCCACTCGTGACCCTCGACTCCGAGATGAGCTTCACGATGCTCGGCTTGACGTGCGATCTCCCAAAGGATGACGGCGATGTCATCGTGCGGCTGCGCTGCAGCGAGGATGGCTCCGGTTGGGGCCCCTGGTTCGAGGCGCCGCTCGAGTATGCCGGCGAAGGCGATGGCGCGCCGACCGCACACATCGAGGCGATGTGGACAGGTGCGGGGCGCTACGTGCAGATTCGAGCGACGGCGGCGGGCGATTCCGCACCGGTCGAACTGAGCGGTGTGAAGCTGGTGGCGCTCGACACGTCACCTGACGTCGACGTGGCCGAGCGCACGCTCAGCTTTGTGCGGACGCTGGCGGCGACTGCGCCCACCTTGCGCCTCACGGCTAGCGCAGGCGCGGCCACGGTCGATGAACCGGACTTGGTGACGCGGGCGGCGTGGGGCGCCGATGAGTCACTGCGTTCCGGCGACCCCGTCCTCGCGACAGTCAAGATGGCGTTCATCCACCATACCGCCGGCGGGAACGACTACTCACAGGCCGACGCGCCGGCGATCGTGCGTGGGATCTACGCCTACCACACGAAGAGCCTCGGTTGGAGCGACATCGGCTACAACTTCCTCATCGATCGCTTCGGCCGAATCTACGTAGGGCGTGCCGGTGGCCCCAAGCAGGGTGTCGTGGGCGCCCAAGTCTACGGCTTCAATACGGGCAGCACCGGCATATCGGTCATGGGGACGTACACCAGCGAACAGCCGTCGGCGCAGGCGGTCGATGCACTTGAGCGCTTGCTCGCCTGGAAGCTGAGCCTTCACGGCGTGGATCCCACGGGTCAGGCGACGCTCACCTGCGGCGGTACGGACAAGTACGACAAGGGCGACACGGTCACCTTTCCCACCATCGCCGGGCACCGCGATGCCAACTACACCGCCTGCCCGGGGGATGCGTTGTACGCGTTGCTGCCTGAAGTGAGAGCGTCGGTCGCGGCCGCGATTGGGGAACAATCCACGGCCACGGACCCCTGGACTGTCGCCCTCAAGACCCTCGCGACGCCGGTCGAGGTCGGCACCTCCGTCACCTACAGCGGCAGCGTCGCCACCGCCGCCGGTAGCTCCGCCAGCGGCACGGTCACGATACAGAAGCGCCTCGCCGCCGGCGGCGACTGGATCAACTGGCGCACGGCTAAGCTGGCCGCCGACGGCAGCTACGCCGTCAGCGTGGCGATGGTCAACCGCCAGAACTGGGAGTTCCGCGCCATGATGCCTGCCGACTCCGCCAACCTGGTGGGCTACAGCAGTGTGGTGCCGTTGACGGTCGGCACGGGTGAGCGCACGACGCCCGTCACGACGACCGAGGCCACGCTCTTCACCGTCTCGGGCCGTGGTTGGGGTCACGGCATCGGCATGTCGCAATGGGGTGCCTACGGCTTGGCCAAGCACGGTGCCAGCTACAAGACGATTCTCAAGCACTACTACACCGGCATCGGCTTCACGACGATCAAGAACGCGACGTTGCGCGTGCGCCTGCGCAGCGGGCTGCAATCGGTGAAGCTCACTTGCGCAAGCTCATACACGGCCAAGGGAGGAGGCTCGTCGTTGTCCATCGGTGGGGGAGTGACGGCGACGACGACGTACGTCAACGGCGCCTATCGGGTCTCCGCCGGGGGCAAGACCAAGACCTTCTCCGGGGCCGTGACCTTTGCGCCGACCAAGGGCCAGCTCAGTCTGATCACGGCGACGGATGCCGGCCAGACCGGTCGGCATCGCGGCAAGATACGCGTCGTGCGCTCGGGATCGTCGCTGATGATGGTGAACTACGTCGCCATGGAGAGCTACTTGCGGGGCGTCGTCCCTCACGAAGTCTCCGCCTCGTGGCCGGCTGAGGCGCTCAAGGCGCAGGCGTGTGCGGCGCGTTCCTACGCCGAGCGGGCGCGCCGCGCCGCGACCGGAGAGTGGGACGTGTACTGCGATGTTCGTTCGCAGGTCTACAGTGGCGTGTCGCGCGAGGACTCGCGCACGAATGCGGCGATCAAGGCCACTGCCGGCATCGTACCGAGCTATAAGGGGACGCCGATTCAGGCGTTCTACTTCTCGTGTTCCGGCGGCCAAACCGAGAACATCGAGTACGCGTGGGAAACGACGTCTCAGCCCTATCTCAAGGGTGTCGACGATCCCTACGACTCGTACGCCACTCTGCACACCTGGGGACCGTTCACCCGTAGCGAGAAGCAGCTCAAGTCTGCTCTCGGCTCGGCTGTGAAGGGCACTGTGCAGGCGATCTACCGCGTGGAGAAGGGTTCGTCGCCGCGCATCGTCAAGGCGGCCATCATCGGCTCCAATGGGACGACCTACATGCACGGCAGCATGCTGCGCACGAAGCTCGGACTCAACAGTACGTGGGTGACCTTCAAGAGCATGTCGATCTCTCCGGCAGCGGGTGATGACGTCTCCATCACCAAGGGAACCGGCCTTACGATCGAGGGTCGCGTCTATCCGGCCCTCTCGTCGGGAAGCAAGGTTCAGCTGTATACAAAGAAGGGGGGAGTCTGGTCGAGTCAGTCCGTCGCAACGACCCGGCACTCGCAGAGTCTCTCCGGCGGATACGTGGCCAAGTACTCGAGCTACCAGGTCACCGTCAAGCCGACGGCGACCTCGGTGTACTACTTCAAGAGCGGGTCCGCGAAGTCGCCACAGACGACCATTCAGGTGAGCAACTAG
- the serA gene encoding phosphoglycerate dehydrogenase — translation MTEIKKILAKEKLAPEGIKYLEDLGFEVDLGYEWDADELLKRIPEYHGLIVRSAAKVTAEVLQAGTKLQVVGRAGVGVDNIDVKEATKRGVIVVNAPQSNVLSAAEHTVALIMACARNIPQAYADLKSGNWEKGKWGKNGVELRGKTLGVVGLGRIGFLVAEDARGLGMNVVAYDPFVPAERFVELGLERADSPDKIYREADFITVHLPKNAETIGFISDEEFAKMKDGVRVVNVARGGIIDEDAWARAIESGKVAASGVDVYPKEPTTESPLFKYDSVVCTPHLGASTIEAQLRASTIIAEQVAAVLNGQFASNAVNIPLSPGEDADQLMPFLPVCEQLGKLIVQISDGPVDSFEITYGGGIARYDTRILAMAVLQGVVADKVDGPVNFVNVQAIADERGITAKEAKQPAAVDYLNLITVSTTDARGELSVSGTTLGPRHRPRFVKVYRQDVDIEPAANMVFLQYKDVPGMIGKIGTKMGEFGINIGQMSVGREVKDQMAVMGLTIDDPLSDVQLAELVDACGLGDGKRVKL, via the coding sequence ATGACCGAGATCAAGAAGATCCTCGCCAAAGAGAAGCTTGCTCCCGAGGGCATCAAGTACCTCGAGGACCTCGGCTTTGAGGTCGACCTCGGCTACGAGTGGGACGCCGACGAACTCCTCAAGCGCATACCCGAGTATCACGGCCTGATCGTGCGCTCGGCGGCCAAGGTCACGGCCGAGGTCTTGCAGGCCGGCACGAAGCTGCAGGTGGTCGGCCGCGCCGGCGTCGGCGTCGACAACATCGACGTCAAGGAGGCGACGAAGCGCGGCGTCATCGTCGTCAATGCGCCGCAGAGCAACGTGCTCTCTGCGGCGGAGCACACAGTCGCTCTCATCATGGCCTGCGCGCGCAACATTCCGCAGGCCTACGCGGACCTCAAGTCCGGCAACTGGGAGAAGGGCAAGTGGGGCAAGAACGGTGTTGAGCTGCGCGGCAAGACGCTCGGTGTCGTCGGCCTCGGTCGCATCGGCTTCCTCGTCGCCGAGGACGCCCGCGGCTTGGGCATGAACGTCGTCGCCTACGATCCGTTTGTGCCGGCCGAGCGCTTCGTCGAACTCGGGCTCGAGCGTGCCGACAGCCCGGACAAGATCTACCGCGAGGCCGATTTCATCACCGTCCATCTGCCGAAGAACGCCGAGACCATCGGCTTCATCTCGGATGAGGAGTTCGCCAAGATGAAGGACGGCGTGCGCGTCGTCAACGTCGCGCGTGGCGGCATCATCGATGAGGATGCCTGGGCGCGCGCCATCGAGAGCGGCAAGGTCGCGGCGTCGGGCGTCGATGTGTATCCCAAGGAGCCGACGACGGAGAGTCCGCTCTTCAAGTACGACAGCGTCGTCTGCACGCCCCATCTCGGTGCGTCCACGATCGAGGCGCAGTTGCGCGCCAGCACGATCATCGCCGAGCAAGTAGCGGCGGTACTCAACGGTCAGTTCGCCAGCAACGCCGTCAACATCCCGCTTTCGCCCGGTGAGGACGCCGACCAGCTCATGCCGTTCCTGCCGGTGTGCGAGCAACTCGGCAAGCTCATCGTCCAGATCTCAGACGGTCCCGTCGATAGCTTCGAGATCACCTACGGCGGCGGCATCGCGCGCTACGACACGCGTATCCTTGCCATGGCCGTGTTGCAGGGCGTCGTGGCCGACAAGGTCGATGGCCCGGTCAACTTCGTCAATGTGCAGGCGATCGCCGACGAGCGCGGCATCACGGCCAAAGAGGCCAAGCAGCCGGCGGCCGTTGACTACCTCAATCTGATCACCGTGTCGACCACCGACGCGCGTGGCGAACTCAGCGTGAGCGGCACTACGCTCGGCCCGCGGCATCGTCCGCGTTTCGTCAAGGTCTACCGTCAGGACGTCGACATCGAGCCGGCCGCCAATATGGTCTTCCTGCAATACAAGGATGTGCCCGGCATGATCGGCAAGATCGGCACCAAGATGGGCGAATTCGGGATCAACATCGGCCAAATGAGCGTGGGTCGCGAGGTCAAGGACCAGATGGCCGTGATGGGACTCACGATCGATGATCCGCTGAGCGACGTGCAACTCGCCGAGCTTGTCGACGCCTGCGGTCTGGGCGACGGCAAGCGTGTCAAACTGTAA
- a CDS encoding alanine--glyoxylate aminotransferase family protein produces the protein MQKRFLITPGPTPVPPEVLSALAEPVIHHRAPRFTEILKDVVSGMKYIFQTENDVLVYAASGTGCMESAVVNIVNPGDHVLVASVGNFGDRWIKLNKTWGAEVTALQYEWGTKAVPADIESALAADPTIKAVFVQHSETSTGVLNDIKAIGDIVAKTPAILVVDAISGLGASDLKTDEWHVDVCVTGSQKALMVPPGLAYVAVSEKAWKVVEQCQTPRFYFDWVAARAKMTGDAAQTPYTPAVSLMVAQNAAIDLIREEGLENVFQRHRVLGKACREGVKALGLELFAVEDPEANSVTSVKVPEGVDGGKIGKLARDKWGVWLAGGQGAVKGKIFRFGHCGYFGHSDIVVGLTTVEMVLAELGYDVKFGASIAAAEQVFMQSPVQL, from the coding sequence ATGCAGAAGCGTTTCCTCATCACCCCCGGACCAACGCCGGTGCCGCCCGAGGTCCTCTCGGCTCTCGCCGAACCCGTAATTCATCACCGTGCGCCACGGTTCACCGAGATCCTCAAGGATGTCGTCTCCGGCATGAAGTACATCTTCCAGACGGAGAACGATGTGCTCGTGTATGCGGCCTCCGGCACGGGCTGCATGGAGTCCGCGGTGGTCAACATCGTCAACCCCGGCGATCACGTCCTGGTAGCGTCCGTCGGCAACTTCGGCGACCGCTGGATCAAACTGAACAAGACGTGGGGTGCCGAAGTCACGGCGCTGCAGTACGAGTGGGGCACGAAGGCCGTGCCGGCCGACATCGAGTCGGCTCTGGCTGCGGATCCGACGATCAAAGCGGTGTTCGTTCAGCACTCCGAGACGTCTACCGGCGTCCTCAACGACATCAAGGCGATCGGTGACATCGTCGCCAAGACGCCGGCTATCCTTGTCGTCGACGCCATCAGCGGCCTCGGCGCGTCCGACCTGAAGACCGACGAGTGGCACGTGGACGTTTGCGTGACCGGCTCTCAGAAGGCGCTCATGGTGCCTCCGGGCCTGGCCTACGTCGCTGTCAGCGAGAAGGCATGGAAGGTCGTCGAGCAGTGCCAGACGCCGCGCTTCTACTTCGACTGGGTCGCGGCGCGCGCCAAGATGACCGGCGACGCCGCGCAGACGCCGTACACGCCGGCGGTCTCTCTCATGGTTGCCCAGAACGCCGCCATCGACCTCATCCGTGAGGAGGGCCTGGAGAACGTGTTTCAGCGTCACCGCGTGCTCGGCAAGGCCTGCCGCGAGGGCGTCAAGGCGCTCGGTCTCGAGCTCTTCGCCGTCGAGGATCCGGAGGCGAACTCCGTCACATCCGTGAAGGTCCCGGAAGGCGTCGACGGCGGCAAGATCGGCAAGCTCGCGCGCGACAAGTGGGGTGTGTGGCTGGCCGGCGGACAGGGCGCCGTGAAAGGCAAGATCTTCCGCTTCGGCCACTGCGGTTACTTCGGTCACTCCGACATCGTCGTGGGTCTGACGACCGTCGAGATGGTCCTTGCCGAGCTCGGCTACGACGTCAAGTTTGGCGCCTCCATCGCCGCGGCCGAGCAGGTGTTCATGCAGAGCCCAGTCCAGCTCTGA